From a region of the Panicum virgatum strain AP13 chromosome 2K, P.virgatum_v5, whole genome shotgun sequence genome:
- the LOC120695653 gene encoding WRKY transcription factor WRKY62-like, with product MARCVLAQSSRFLPFRDHPLQLLLRIAMDGDGECSSPTGRAPGLLPLFGPSSPAAESLEDKLRRVSEENRRLSGALDAILADRRALAASPTPSCHAHGNAAPAEVAAGGGGGMVTAEPRSKVRTVCARAEPSDADANHLKDGYQWRKYGQKVTRDNPYPRAYFRCAYAPSCPVKKKVQRSAEDKSMLVATYEGEHNHEHRALSEYVSDAPAIQLLQQQQEAGSLPCSISINSSGRTITLGLADQRPGSNAEAAAAAEVMTPEFRKVLVDELVDLLKNDPEFMESLTSAVAARVLERIPGQIF from the exons ATGGCCCGCTGCGTCCTCGCACAAAGTTCACGTTTCCTCCCGTTCCGAGACCAcccgctgcagctgctgctccgGATCGCcatggacggcgacggcgagtgcTCGTCCCCCACCGGCAGAGCACCGGGGCTCCTGCCCCTCTTCGGCCCGTCATCACCGGCG GCGGAGAGCCTCGAGGACAAGCTGAGGCGGGTCAGCGAGGAGAACCGGAGGCTGTCCGGCGCGCTGGACGCCATCCTCGCCgaccgccgcgccctcgccgcgtcgccgacgccgagcTGCCACGCGCACGGCAATGCGGCGCCGGCAGaagtggccgccggcggcggcggcggcatggtgaCGGCCGAGCCGAGGTCCAAGGTCAGGACGGTGTGCGCGCGCGCCGAGCCGTCGGACGCCGACGCCAACCACCTCAAGGACGGCTACCAGTGGCGCAAGTACGGCCAGAAGGTGACGCGCGACAACCCGTACCCGAGGGCCTACTTCCGCTGCGCGTACGCTCCCTCCTGCCCCGTCAAGAAGAAG GTGCAGAGGAGCGCGGAGGACAAGTCGATGCTGGTGGCGACGTACGAGGGCGAACACAACCACGAGCACCGCGCCCTGAGCGAGTATGTCAGCGACGCACCGGCGAtccagctgctgcagcagcagcaggaggcgggGTCGCTGCCGTGCTCGATCTCCATCAACTCGTCGGGCCGGACGATCACGCTTGGTCTGGCGGACCAACGGCCGGGGTCGAACGccgaggcggccgccgccgcggaggtcaTGACGCCGGAGTTTCGAAAGGTCCTGGTGGACGAGCTCGTGGATCTGCTCAAGAACGATCCGGAGTTCATGGAGTCTCTGACAAGCGCCGTGGCTGCGAGGGTGCTGGAGAGAATACCAGGGCAGATATTCTGA